CACATACCTGATGAGTAACAAGGATTCTATATTTTGCCCGTAGTTCTGTTGCGCTGCGATCTATCTTTTCGCCCATCTCCGCCACCTTAGGCCATTTAGATTCGTCTAACAAAAGAAATTTTGGCCCATTCTTCCACCGTCCGTCCGCGTTGTAGTTTTTTGAATACTTTGCCCTTGTGGCATCATCCGCAGGATTTTCAACACCTGGACACCATCGCCAATCCTTTGCACAGCTATTTTCTAAAACTTCCGCCACCCTGTTGGCCACGTACTGCTTGTACTTACGATGATCCGATCGAATCCACTGCAAAACTGTAGATGAATCTGTccaaaaataacatttattaatatttttcaaatggTTTTACATAATAAGCTCCTTCAATCTCACGCCCATTACCGCCGCTTGCAATTCAAGCTTTGGTATAGTATGATAGCGGGTAGGAGCACAACTCGTCTTTCCCATTATGAATGCAACCTCAACAAACTCACTGTTTACCATCCGCCAGTACGCCACAACAGCCATCGCCTCTTCACTTGCGTCCACGAAGATATGCATGTCCACCAAACTCTTTTCGAAAGCTCCTGAGTAACAACGAGGCAcagaaaattccaaaattttctgCAATTCTTCCAACCAGGTCTTCCAATGGCTATAGATATCCGGCGGCAGTACCTCATCCCATTTTGTACCACTTTTCCACACACGCTGCATTAATACCTTCGACGTAATCAGGAAATCCGCTATAAAACCAAACGGGTCGTATATCGACATGTTTAACGACAACATTTCACGTTTGGTTGGAATTTTGTTGCAATTTACTATTTCGCCGTCCACTTTGtgcaattttaatagaaaatgaaaaatatctGGTTGTGACAGCCAGTGAATGCCAAGTACCCGTTCGGTCTGGTTACTGCTGAGAAACTCATCACTATGGTTACTTTCAATTACAGGGTTGCCATACATGTTTTTAATAGTTGCCGAGTTGGATGAAATATTACGCAGATTAAAACCGCCGACTTTATGAATTCGAATTACGTCCTTTAAAACCTGAATTGCTTCCTCTTCTGACTGGAAGCAATCAACGTAATCATCCACATAATGACGCTCCACTATTCCATGGACAGCTCTCGGTGCctcttctataaaattttttgcgtTAACATTTTTGATGTACTGTGCTATTGTGGGGGAACAGGTGGCACCAAAAATCAACCTCTGCATCACATATGTTTCCACCGGTTTATTGTCCATCCCGTCTCTCCATAAAAATCTTTGGCTATGTTGGTCTTCTTTGGTGATGGCAATTTGGTGGAACATTTCTTGGATGTCTCCACAGACTGCAACAGGAGCTTCTCTAAATTTGAAAAGAATCGAAATTAATGAGTTGTTTATGTCAGGCCCCTGTAATAGAgctttatttaaagaaaattgattAGTTTCGGCTGCCGCATCAAACACAAGGCGAATGCCTTTCTTATTTGGATTTTTTACACCAAAATGTGGCAAGTAAAAAATTCATTCGCTAGCATTTTCAATTTCTTCCTGAGATAATTTTCTTGCGTAGCCTTTTTTGATATAATCATTAATTTTGTCACAATATTGTGTGGCGTACTCACGATCCTTTGCcatttttctttcaattgaATATAGACGTTTTAATGCTGTCGCATATGAATCTGGTATTGGTGGCACGTACTCCTTCCATAGCAATGAACACTCGTACCGTTCATGAACTTTCTTCGTATTAGATTTTAGCAACATCAAAGCTCTTTCGTCATCCTTAGACCTCATATTTTTTGTACTCACTTTCACACCTAGTGTTTCTATGTCGAAATAGCCCCTCATCATGTCATGCATTTCCTGCAACAACTGGTTTTCATGGTCATCCACTCTTCTCTGGATATGTAAACGCTTTGTTGTTGAGATTTTCTCTCCTGGAAAGGGACCATATATTATTGCTCCCAACCTTGTCATGGATATGAATGGACCACCATCTGCTAGCATACGTGGAACCTGCAATGGCACTGTTAAAAAGGAATGATTTAAACTTAAAATCAATTTTGGCTGAACATGTGAATAGTCTTTTGCGGGTATTTTTTCCAATCCACGGGATTTCAAGAAATGTGATATGTGGCAGCTCTGGATCGGCAATGACAGTTCAGGCGAAATGTAAACATtagaaattgtaaatttttcttCACAATGACCAACTCCACTTAcggttaaattaattttttcggtTTTTCGAGATATTTGATGATCGTTGAGCCATTGGAGTTGCAGGATTTCGGGTTCGCCGCGTAAGCCAAGTTCTCGGGATAGGTTTTCGTCCAGCATTGACACGTTTGCGCCGTCGTCCACGAAGGCATATGTTGTTAAGGTTTTAGTGGTCCCATACAGTTTTACGGGCAATATTTGAAATAATATATTGTTGGCTTCGTTTGTTGCATGGCAAATTCTGGCATCGGCTTGTGGTGCTTCGGGTATATTTTGGCTTTCGTTCCGTGTTTCCATAGATGAGGTTGACGTTTGTTGTGTTGATAATGAAGTTGTTGTATTGATGTGCGGTTGTGTGTTGTGTAGCAATCGGTGGTGAAGTTTTGGACAATTGTTTATGCCACATTTTCTTTtctgtgtacaaaatttaatacgatgGCCCCGTTTAAGGCAACAAAAACACGTCTTTGTTTGTTGTATTTTGCTCCAACGATCGTTAACGGGCATCTGTAAAAAGGATTGGCATTCTTTGATATTATGGCACTCACCTTCACATATAAGGCATTTTTGAATGACTGCAACACAAGCATACTTTCGTCCTTGAGGGTTGGTAGAGGTCGTTTGACGGCGGCCGGCAGAAGTTGATGCTATTGGAAGAGTGTCGTTTACAATGTTGGCGAGTCGTCTTAAAATGGAGAGCCATTCGCAGAAATCGACTATAGTGGCTGGTCGCTCCAGTGTTAAAGATTTTTCGGCCCattgcatttgtcgatttgTCGGAAGTTTTGAGACGAGTTCACTGAGCAGAGATGGGTTGGATAAATGATGCTCACCTTTgatattttttagaaatgtcgtcatatttgaaatttttgtggcATAGTTGACGAGTGAATCTAAGTTGTCGTTTGCTAGCGGTGGGATGGCGCGAACCTTTTCTATCTGGCTTCTGACTAGTTGTTCTGGACGACCATATGTTTCCCTGAGGATTTCCAAAATAGTGGCTACGTTTGCAGAATTTGACAGAAGTGATTCCACGGTTTCTCGAGCACGGCCTTTGATCGATTCTCGAAGGCGCATTATGTTGTGCAAATTTGTGTAACCAAATTCTGTTGTGGTGGTTTCGAAGGCTTCATAAAATGTTTGCCATTCCTCTGGAAGACCTGTAAAAATAGGAAGTGGATAAATTTTCTTGTGTGGTAccatagaataattttgtgaGTATGAGATTTCCGAAGCTGTCGACATTTGTGGCTGTTGTGTGGACGGTGGTGAACTTCGTGGGTTTCTTTgctgttgtgttgttgttgcagtggaTTGATTATTTGTGAAAAAACTTTGAATTTGTTGCACAGTGGCAGTGAGTTGGGCTTGCAATTGTTGTGTTGAGGTTAAGTACTCAGTTTGCATGGCTTGCATTTGTCGTTGGAGTTGATCCACTTGCTTCTTTAGTTCACGACTTAGTTTCGTTGGTGAGGTtttggcaggaggatttgataGTTTCTTAGGGGCATTTTGGGTGTTCGCGTCTTGACGATCCTCTGTGTGAATACTTGTACCTGCTGTGTCTTTTGCTGGCGAGTGTTCGATTGGCATTTCGATGGCGTAGGTTTTTAAGTAGGCTGGTGGAATTCCTTGCGTTCGTCTACTGGTTCTTCTAGGCTGATCTTGATCTTCTGACATAAGACCGACGAGATCACAATAACAAGTAAGTAGTACGAATCACATACAAATATTTCACGACAGAAATAGACAATAAATTAACATGAATTCCAATTTTACAACAGGTTATGAGAAATTTTTTCCACGACAGACCAATAATCCATAAAGATGACCACGTCAGGCCAAGACAATAATGAATAAAGATGTCCTTTTTTGCCTCACCGATGAATAAACTGCATCCGACTTTACCCTTCTAAATAAAAACACTATAAATTTGCTTTAATATTTCTTGCATCCATTCCTTTTATTTATTGGCACTATAGAAATGGTAGGTATGAGTGAGTGTGCGTGTACAATGATGATATGGTTTGGCTTAGTGTAGTTTAAGATGGTTTATTCACTATAAAAAAAGGCACAAATATACACTTGTATTAGAGGAATAAATCACAgtaaaattatgcaaatttaAGTGAACAACTTAAagatataaaatttaacaaaataggAAATAGGAAAATAGGATCAGTCTTACTTATTGTTTTCGGTTATGAGCAAAAAAGGGAAGATTGTTTTGCCTGATGGGCCTATTTATATGCTCTTTAAGTGCTACAAAAATACAATCTTCTTTCTAATacataaacaattttaaatcaaTATTGTAAATAGAAGGATCATGTTGTTGTCCTTCTCTCAGCTTGGGATATTCTGGGGTTGGATGACATTTGATTTGCGTTACCAAAGCTAGGGTTACCATCTCCAACACTTTTTGATAAAGATTATGCAAATTTATTTTTCCAAATGCACCTTCATGGTTCAAATTCAGAATACATCTTCAGGTACGGAACAGAGTGGTGTACCTCAAGGCAGTGTTCTTGCACCGTTCTTATTCaccttttttatgactttcttcATCAACAGTAGGAATCTCAAGCCATCCTCTACGCAGATGATTGCTTTATATATGCGCATTATTCTTCTCCAAAGTGAGTCATGGACAGCGCAGAATCCCATCTCAGACTCATTAACCACTTCTATAAAAAATGgggaatatatatgtataaatataagaaaatatcgGGATCATTTTCGTACTTGCTCAATAACAAATACCTACCGCAAACTACGAAGCTGCTGCTTTGTAAGGTTGCCATTAGGTCGATCTTATTAAATGGATTTCCCAACTGGTTCAGTATTTCCCCCATTGTGGCCAACGAGTTGGAAATTTTTGAACGCAAAGTACAGAGAACATGCGTAAACAAACATGAGAATCccctgaaaaaattttaaacacacACATTAACGACAAAGCCAATGTTTAGTCACTATGTTGGTATGCTCCACTTCGTCAGAAGATATTTGTTGAGGTACTAATTATTCacgaaaatacatttttaaacgaaattttcctaCGTGAAAAATACTTGCGATGATCTGAGTCGGTTCATCTCTCTCCAATCGCCGTCCTCAACGAAATCTTTGACAGCTCTCTGCCGCAATTCTACAAGAAAACAACGTCAGGCGGTCATAGGGCCTAAtaacaaaagaaagtaaataaaagaaaaattaaaaaagaattagGAAACGCAATAAATTTACATAAGCTTTGTGAATATTATTCACATTAAACGAAATCCATTCACTATTGTAACTGAAAGAAATCTATTCGTGTATTTAGATATTATAATTAAATGAACTATTAGTGTTAAAGTCCTCTTGATTTAACGAAACTTTACCATTTACCATTACCATTCATATTTTCATTGTTCATGAGTTCTGACTtaactattttcttttttgcacATATATGCTCGGATACGTTCACACACTGCAACTGTATTGagtttcgatttttattttgttttaagtgttatatatttttaattttatttattttaactgCCGACGTAACAGAAGAGGCCGAGAGCAAGTCTTACACATTAATTTTTACTCTCTTATTAATTTATCTCATTATCCTATCTCAAATAGTGTGCAGCTTTTCTTCATTGGTAATCGCATATTAGAACAAGACGTGTATAGTTTTATAGTTTAAATTGTTAACAGTTCGCTAAGCATTTATAATGTAatgtaaaattgaagaagaagactAATAATGCATTAACTAATACTACTACTAACAACGCCGTCTTAACATCGTATTAAACAACGAATCAGTATTTTTCGTTTATATTAATTAAAGTCTCATTTTTAATTGCTAAATTACAAACTCAACGTCTTTGCATTCATATGAGCTGTTTAAATAGTCCAAAGTATTCGACACAACTTTCTGCTCGATAGCTTCATATTTAAAGATTGTAGAGCGCTTGCAACCGACAGACATACGTCTTcgaatttaaaacaatttataatatttttaatatctaGGGCCGACGGTATAGGTATATTTTGTCTTCACTAATTTAAGCCCAGTGTTTTCTTGGTAACTACGTTGACTTtgacatatttggcacagctaaTGACGAATTCTTTACAAATGTTCATGGATTATTCGTCTTTTTCACTTTCACTTTTCACTTCAAGAATATTAAAatctaaactaaactaaacattTGATGTGTTTtgaatgtttttcttttaactttGTTTTCTCGATTTTCTCGATGTTTGAGTGTTTTCGCGCACACTATTTGCCAGCTGGAgagaacaaaatactttgtttttgaaaaaatcgtaaTTTCTAGTGCAGGGTTTTTCCTAGCAGcaaatgtcaacaatgggtgcgggtcgtccgcatatgatacgatctctatgccggaGGGAGGGGGTGaattggaggataggtagaggttaagcagtgccggagatatcaccccaccttggggaactccctgtttcactctacggagCTTCGACCTTatacctaaattccacaaatcacTGGCAACCACACAACATAATTCGCGTtccagcgttttaggcctggcTGAAGGAACGTGTtgccgatgtcctcaaatagtttggcatggttgaccgtgtcgaatgccttcgataggtcctgtgccacgaggaccgtcctattacatggcctgggctgattgaagtcacggcaactgtgtgcggtgatggcatgcaaagttgttgttgtgctatgcagtcttcgaaatccatgttgatgctcggcgaatggaaattctcttacgaggctcgggagtaATGCCTCATGCGTCTTTGCTActagtgagagaagggagatcggtctgtacgactcccccaaacacgggtcctttccaggcttcagtagctagatcactctgcccattttccagacatcgggaactataagagtgtacAAAGAcaagttgaggacagtagtaaggcaTGCAAAGCCAGGTGAAtgcagattcttcaacatcaatgtagagattccgtcggggcccaacgccttagatgatttggcgccacggatgacattcgtaacttcgcccacggtaaattgtgatggctgtccatcggctcagaGACCATAAATACGGCGAATGgatctcctccttgccctgtcactctcgggatgcgcaataaattgacggttgaacaacctggcgcatttcttcggatcagtcacggttacttcgccaaaagtgactgaggtcctgtcatcccgtctaccggggttcgagagtcacttaacagtagaccacagcttgcctaaaccggtgcctaagttacattgcttcaagtgttccagccacaaattccgcttatattcgttgactaccctgtttatttccagattcagcttgcTGATTGTGGGGTTTGTGGGATCCATACAACGAAtaccatcacgctcgtctgtgagtaccactgcctgcgccgggaaattggaccGCACCTGGGGTATTCGACAGGATGGTATAACGCGAgaggctgctgcgttaatgatgtctcggaatttcctctcggcaactagcacaaccgagggggtgtcagttcactgaagctgcGATTGGTACACTTtttgaagccagcccaatcggccttcttctgattgataaacatccgccgctcaaaggttatgaagtcgtgtggtcggtcgatggtaacaattatggggaggtagtctgaccccaaagagatgacggcttgccaggatacgacACTCAGGAGGTcaagggatgcaatggaaatatctggcgagctgctgcacctcctcgtaatcctaatgGATTACGAGAATGTGCAATCAATCTGCTCTTCCTTCTTGCcatgctggtcgttacctaggggagattgccatgaagtgtgatttgcattaaagtcccctagaaccataCGATTATGGCAAATAATAACCCATTTATgttggggttgtaagcttggccgttaatcgggacacagctacaaACCGgaggtatgtacacgttgtatagctctatctcggcagtaccggacctgacagctatccccatgcacgccatgtaggggtcactagcgccaggcgcaggtaagatgggtctatattgcatggaatgatgtatcacgaaggccaattacccacctccattccttgagcgatccttacgtagcacattgtatccttgacaactgtgcaagctgcagttgatcagctttgtctcctggatcgccgcgaccaatatgctcttccgcaatctcatcaatcttgcgcGGAGATCGTTGCAGTTTAGTttcaaaaatgatacacttcccggcactggcctggcaatattggggctgggatgctgctgttgcgtatatttccGCACGAAAGaagtcggggggtcacatagtccgaggacgaggacgcagaaggtgacgacgacgacgcttgtgacccgctgctggctatgttcgaaCAGCACCTTCCAAACTATACATTATGaatatactcccgtagtgaagtgaggccagagcaagatcggaaatgtacccactccatgcaccggttacacctcacctaCCGATGATGGAggggttcttttcaatgccggcacggaccagaagcgtgcggaaaaggcactccgggatgtgcctctcccattacgaaaaaagacgaacacgtacactgaggcggcagcccttggcgaTGAAGCGTCCCATCGGGTCAacccggtgcgtacaaccggctgccatggtttTGTCCGCCACAGCCGTGGCAGCTACTCCTTATAGAGCATTCCACAACCTGCTTAAGGGTGAATATTATGTCTTATATAATTATATCAAAGTGGATCAGATTGTATCTGGTctaaatttgagaaaaattgtATCAAATTAGATCTAATGATATCTATCCAATTACTTATAAACTTTTTTCGGAGCCAATATTATCTGGAGCCAGATATAAATGGATCTCACCATATCAACTTTTTTATTTGGGTAGACTCCAGAATGTCAAACAGATAAAAGGTGTGATACCCTGTACTTTTTattgccacatttgcatgtggaggtggcgatcctcgtaaaGATCCGATAGGAGTAAACTCGTTCCGTTCCGAAGAACCGATCGCCTTGGGAATATGGTGGccaattggttatttaaaggcgccaataactcgccttgtcatatcgaacatcataagCACTCTGTAAGTATGCagaagccggtgccgcccggcctctcactgagactctctgcttgataccgctgattgcttGATCCGTGACTGCCGTtgaagctactccgtatgaaacattctactatccgcaacctgtggaggcACCCGTTAGCTTGCATAGCTTTTCACAATCGGTAAACTCACACTGTGTGATACTAAACTCACACTTGTGCACTTataggtcgattatggattgcaacccaCCTTCAATTAAGTTCCCAACGGgcaaattttaaatagaaataaGCATTTCTGCATTGAATTGcatacttttttacaatttatttagtCGTTCAAAACTCTTATATCGAATGAaactaacaaaaattttcagctagtttttactttttttattcacGATTTTATTTTCTGGCAACGCCACTATAGTTGCGTTGCCACCCATAAATTCTATCGCAATTTGATGTTCACACGTTCCAGTGCACGTTGTTCACCTAAAATTCTTCTGCAAcgtatttattaaaatattaaaacaatttatGTTTATAAATTCCATAGCTGTACGAATgtctttttaacaaaattaaatacaGATCTAAAAACTGTACAGAActtgtttattaaaaaatataataaaggaatcttacaaaaaatgaaaatccaATAATTCAATCGTGTTTCTGTTTAGAATTTTTTAATAGtataattttgtttgttaataGCATATTACTTGCTAACATTTCCTTCCTCGATGCACGAGTTATTAAGATCGTTATTACTAGTTTCTCCAGAATTTACGGCAACATTCGCCACATACAAAGCAGGGTCAATAACTTTCGGAATCGGTTTGATTTCCGTTCCGAGTTCTTTTTCGATCCGATGTAGGTCAAACCTGTCCTCATAGGTTATTAAGTTAATAGCAATACCTggatatacaaatatttatggttaactttaaaataaacttttcaaCATTATTTGTAGACATACCTAAGTGCCCAAATCGCCCAGAGCGACCAATCCGATGCAAATATGTCTCCGCCATTCTTGGAAAGTCGAAATTAATAACAACATTCACGGCTTGAACATCTATTCCACGAGTAAATAAATCCGAACATACAAGATTTCGGCACAAACCTTGGCGGAAGTCGTGAAAAACTCGATTTCGATGTGCTTGTGC
The Stomoxys calcitrans chromosome 3, idStoCalc2.1, whole genome shotgun sequence genome window above contains:
- the LOC131995845 gene encoding uncharacterized protein LOC131995845 isoform X2, coding for MSEDQDQPRRTSRRTQGIPPAYLKTYAIEMPIEHSPAKDTAGTSIHTEDRQDANTQNAPKKLSNPPAKTSPTKLSRELKKQVDQLQRQMQAMQTEYLTSTQQLQAQLTATVQQIQSFFTNNQSTATTTQQQRNPRSSPPSTQQPQMSTASEISYSQNYSMVPHKKIYPLPIFTGLPEEWQTFYEAFETTTTEFGYTNLHNIMRLRESIKGRARETVESLLSNSANVATILEILRETYGRPEQLVRSQIEKVRAIPPLANDNLDSLVNYATKISNMTTFLKNIKGEHHLSNPSLLSELVSKLPTNRQMQWAEKSLTLERPATIVDFCEWLSILRRLANIVNDTLPIASTSAGRRQTTSTNPQGRKYACVAVIQKCLICEGECHNIKECQSFLQMPVNDRWSKIQQTKTCFCCLKRGHRIKFCTQKRKCGINNCPKLHHRLLHNTQPHINTTTSLSTQQTSTSSMETRNESQNIPEAPQADARICHATNEANNILFQILPVKLYGTTKTLTTYAFVDDGANVSMLDENLSRELGLRGEPEILQLQWLNDHQISRKTEKINLTVSGVGHCEEKFTISNVYISPELSLPIQSCHISHFLKSRGLEKIPAKDYSHVQPKLILSLNHSFLTVPLQVPRMLADGGPFISMTRLGAIIYGPFPGEKISTTKRLHIQRRVDDHENQLLQEMHDMMRGYFDIETLGVKRSSCCSLWRHPRNVPPNCHHQRRPT
- the LOC131995845 gene encoding uncharacterized protein LOC131995845 isoform X1, whose protein sequence is MSEDQDQPRRTSRRTQGIPPAYLKTYAIEMPIEHSPAKDTAGTSIHTEDRQDANTQNAPKKLSNPPAKTSPTKLSRELKKQVDQLQRQMQAMQTEYLTSTQQLQAQLTATVQQIQSFFTNNQSTATTTQQQRNPRSSPPSTQQPQMSTASEISYSQNYSMVPHKKIYPLPIFTGLPEEWQTFYEAFETTTTEFGYTNLHNIMRLRESIKGRARETVESLLSNSANVATILEILRETYGRPEQLVRSQIEKVRAIPPLANDNLDSLVNYATKISNMTTFLKNIKGEHHLSNPSLLSELVSKLPTNRQMQWAEKSLTLERPATIVDFCEWLSILRRLANIVNDTLPIASTSAGRRQTTSTNPQGRKYACVAVIQKCLICEGECHNIKECQSFLQMPVNDRWSKIQQTKTCFCCLKRGHRIKFCTQKRKCGINNCPKLHHRLLHNTQPHINTTTSLSTQQTSTSSMETRNESQNIPEAPQADARICHATNEANNILFQILPVKLYGTTKTLTTYAFVDDGANVSMLDENLSRELGLRGEPEILQLQWLNDHQISRKTEKINLTVSGVGHCEEKFTISNVYISPELSLPIQSCHISHFLKSRGLEKIPAKDYSHVQPKLILSLNHSFLTVPLQVPRMLADGGPFISMTRLGAIIYGPFPGEKISTTKRLHIQRRVDDHENQLLQEMHDMMRGYFDIETLGVKKVHERYECSLLWKEYVPPIPDSYATALKRLYSIERKMAKDREYATQYCDKINDYIKKGYARKLSQEEIENASE